One Cellulosimicrobium protaetiae genomic region harbors:
- a CDS encoding NADH-quinone oxidoreductase subunit D gives MSTHTTGAPGAAPHSAPRSTRPPVGDFDEGVPSFEASGGDWADITESAVAAAALGEERIVVNMGPQHPSTHGVLRLMLEIDGETVTEARCGIGYLHTGIEKNMEFRTWTQGVTFCTRMDYLAPLFQETAYCLAVEKLLGITDDVPERASVIRVLMMELNRIASHLVCLGTGGNEMGATTVMTIAFTAREEILRIFEAVTGLRMNNAYVRPGGVAQDVPPDLVAQVRAADPLIRRYLGQLGDLMLANPIFKGRLVGVGHLNLAGCMALGITGPVLRSTGHPYDVRKSDPYCGYETYDFDVPTATGADCYDRVVLRIEECYQSLHIVEQCLERLERTAGQPVMVGDRKIAWPAQLAIGGDGQGNSLEHIKEIMGTSMEALIHHFKLVTEGFRVPVGQAWQTVEHPRGELGVHVVSDGGTRPYRAHFRDPSFNNLQAVAAMCEGGQVADVVVAVASLDPVLGGVDR, from the coding sequence GTGAGCACGCACACCACCGGCGCGCCCGGCGCCGCCCCGCACTCCGCACCGCGGTCGACCCGGCCGCCCGTCGGCGACTTCGACGAGGGCGTCCCGAGCTTCGAGGCGTCGGGCGGCGACTGGGCCGACATCACCGAGAGCGCCGTCGCCGCGGCCGCGCTCGGCGAGGAGCGCATCGTCGTCAACATGGGCCCGCAGCACCCGTCGACGCACGGCGTGCTCCGCCTCATGCTCGAGATCGACGGCGAGACGGTCACCGAGGCGCGCTGCGGCATCGGCTACCTGCACACCGGCATCGAGAAGAACATGGAGTTCCGGACGTGGACGCAGGGCGTCACGTTCTGCACCCGCATGGACTACCTCGCGCCGCTGTTCCAGGAGACGGCGTACTGCCTCGCGGTCGAGAAGCTGCTCGGCATCACGGACGACGTCCCGGAGCGCGCGAGCGTCATCCGGGTGCTCATGATGGAGCTCAACCGCATCGCGTCCCACCTCGTGTGCCTGGGCACGGGCGGCAACGAGATGGGCGCGACGACCGTCATGACCATCGCGTTCACCGCGCGCGAGGAGATCCTGCGCATCTTCGAGGCCGTCACGGGACTGCGCATGAACAACGCGTACGTCCGCCCGGGCGGCGTCGCGCAGGACGTGCCGCCCGACCTCGTCGCGCAGGTGCGCGCGGCCGACCCGCTCATCCGCCGCTACCTCGGCCAGCTCGGCGACCTCATGCTCGCCAACCCGATCTTCAAGGGCCGCCTCGTCGGCGTCGGGCACCTCAACCTCGCGGGCTGCATGGCGCTCGGGATCACCGGGCCGGTGCTCCGCTCGACCGGCCACCCGTACGACGTGCGCAAGTCGGACCCGTACTGCGGCTACGAGACGTACGACTTCGACGTCCCGACCGCGACGGGTGCCGACTGCTACGACCGCGTCGTGCTGCGGATCGAGGAGTGCTACCAGTCGCTGCACATCGTCGAGCAGTGCCTCGAGCGCCTCGAGCGGACGGCCGGGCAGCCCGTCATGGTGGGCGACCGCAAGATCGCGTGGCCCGCGCAGCTCGCGATCGGCGGCGACGGCCAGGGCAACTCGCTCGAGCACATCAAGGAGATCATGGGCACCTCCATGGAGGCCCTGATCCACCACTTCAAGCTCGTCACCGAGGGCTTCCGCGTCCCGGTCGGGCAGGCGTGGCAGACCGTGGAGCACCCGCGCGGCGAGCTCGGGGTGCACGTCGTGTCCGACGGCGGCACGCGCCCCTACCGGGCGCACTTCCGCGACCCGTCGTTCAACAACCTCCAGGCCGTGGCGGCGATGTGCGAGGGCGGCCAGGTGGCCGACGTCGTGGTCGCCGTCGCCTCCCTGGACCCCGTGCTGGGAGGGGTGGACCGATGA
- a CDS encoding NADH-quinone oxidoreductase subunit C — MVTGAGAPRTLEVVEVREGMFGVHGSGDTSGYGGLVQPVAMPGASPRPYGGWFDEVVDVLAEVLAEQGTRFEAAVERVVVDPPGAHAELTIHVHRDHLVDVCRALRDDQDLRFELSLGVSGVHFPHDVGRELHAVYHLTSITHGRRLRLEVSVPDADPHVPTTTSVYPTNDWHERETWDFFGIVFDGHPSLARIEMPDDWPGHPQRKDYPLGGIPVEYKGATVPPPDTRRSYS; from the coding sequence GGGCGGGTGCACCCCGCACGCTCGAGGTCGTCGAGGTGCGCGAGGGCATGTTCGGCGTCCACGGCTCGGGCGACACGTCGGGGTACGGCGGGCTCGTCCAGCCCGTCGCGATGCCCGGCGCGAGCCCGCGCCCCTACGGCGGGTGGTTCGACGAGGTCGTCGACGTCCTGGCCGAGGTGCTGGCGGAGCAGGGCACGCGGTTCGAGGCCGCGGTGGAACGCGTCGTCGTCGACCCGCCCGGCGCGCACGCCGAGCTGACGATCCACGTGCACCGCGACCACCTCGTCGACGTGTGCCGCGCGCTGCGCGACGACCAGGACCTGCGGTTCGAGCTGAGCCTGGGCGTCAGCGGCGTGCACTTCCCGCACGACGTCGGCCGCGAGCTGCACGCCGTGTACCACCTCACGTCGATCACGCACGGGCGTCGCCTGCGCCTCGAGGTGTCGGTGCCCGACGCCGACCCGCACGTACCGACCACGACGTCCGTCTACCCGACTAACGACTGGCACGAGCGCGAGACCTGGGACTTCTTCGGCATCGTCTTCGACGGCCACCCGTCGCTCGCGCGCATCGAGATGCCCGACGACTGGCCCGGCCACCCGCAGCGCAAGGACTACCCGCTCGGCGGGATCCCCGTCGAGTACAAGGGCGCGACCGTGCCCCCGCCCGACACGAGGAGGTCGTACTCGTGA